In Rhipicephalus sanguineus isolate Rsan-2018 chromosome 1, BIME_Rsan_1.4, whole genome shotgun sequence, the DNA window GAGATCTGGTAAAATCCACAGTTAGCGTCTAGTTTGCTGAACACTTTGGCTCCCGCTAGCTCCGATTCTATTTCATCTCGGGATGGGAGCTGATAATGTTCCCGTTTTAAGCAACGATTAACATGCCGAGGGTCCATGCAAATGCGCAAACCACCATTCTTTTTTAGGACAACGACCAGAGGACTTACCCAGTCAGAGGGCTCCTCTACCTTTTCAATGATGCCGTGTCGTTCCATACGTGCAAGCTCAGCCCGCATTGGCTCTCGGATGGAGTACGGAACACGACGCGCTGGCAACGCGACTGGCGTCGCCCCTTCTTCGAGGCGTAGGCTGCAGGTTTCCTTCAAGCACACCAGACCTGAAAACAGCTGTGGAAATTCGCTGACAATCCTGGACTCCAGATGTCCTTGAACCTGCAGGCACTGTGCCCTTGAAATCAAACCGAAGCGTTCACAAGTCTCCAGTCCCAAGAGCGCTTGCTTGCCTTTCTTAACGACGAAAAAGTCTGTTGGCTCCTCGATTTCGCTGATGCGTAGCGGCAAGGTGACGACTCCAAAATGCTTGATTACACCACCGTCGTAGCCTGTCAATACCGTTGCTGAAGGTCGAGTTGTCGCTGTCTTGCCGAGCTTGAGAACCAGGGAGTGGGGAAGAAGGTTGGCCTGCGCGCCTGTGTCCACCTTTAGCTTTGTGTCATGGTTGGCCAGCTTTGTGGCGATTACCCATTCCGAGTTTCTCGATACCTCGTTCACGCTTACCACTAGAACTTGAAACTCGTCATCGGATTCCTCGGTTTGTTCTTGGGGCGCATTATGATAGTCAACTTGTTGAACGCTCTTTCGCGCCTTGCAGCAAGCTGCAAAATGATTCTTCTTGTGGCAGACGCCACATGTCTTGCCCCATGCCGGGCACGTCCTTGGTGGATGCTTTCGCCCACAGTACATGCATTCCTTTTTTGGCGAGCTCTTTGGTTCCCGTTGTTTTTTTCGTACAGCGTTGAGCTGGGCTTCGCTGTGCTCCCAAGCTTGGTTTTGACTCTCAACGATTTCAGCCGTCCTACAGTACTCTATTGCTTTTTCCAACGTGAGGTTCCCCTCTCGCAGAAGTCTCGCCCTCAATTTGCTGTCTTTCGTGCCGCACACCAGTTGGTCTCGAACCATAGAATTTTTCAGCTCTCCGAAATTGCAGTACTGCGACTTTAGCTGAACATCTCTCAAAAATTGCTCAAATGGCTCGTCCTCAAGCTGCAGGCGTGTTCTAAAGACATAGCGTTCGTAGGTTTCATTTCGCTTCGGACTACAGTATTCTTCAAACTTCTGCACAATTACATCGTAGTCCTCGCGTTGTTCATTCGTCAGTGGAAAGGTGTTCAAAACATCGAGTGCTTCCTGAGCTGCAACGTGAAGGAAGATTGCTGCTTTCTGGGCCATGGTCCGTTCCGGCGTCGTTGTTGTGGCCTGGAAGTATAGCTCCATGCGTTGACGaaattttgtccagttttctgcagGAGCTTCGGAGAGCACCAGACGCTCGGGCGGCGGCAACGCTTCCATGGTGGCGTTTTAGCTGGCGGGACGCTGGGCTTGTATTTCTGACACCATGCGTCGACAGGCAGACACAAGAGACCCAGAACAAAAGTGCCTTTATTGTTGTAGCGTCTCGTCTTTTATAAGCAATGCCAGCCTCATGGTTGCTAGACTTGCTACACAATTCCGATAcacctgtgtagctttcagcgccaTCGCTGGTACGATGGCAGACAAAGAAATGAAGGCGTGCGACTAATCCGTGTAACTcctctcgtacttgacggatcctaaaattttttgcggcagctgactcgtgaggcaataaactcctttaatgaaggtATAAACGTGCTGCAGGGCCCCAATAAATGTGAAGCGAGAGCGTTCTCTCTTTCCTGTCCGAATTGCAGGAGAGCCAAGACAGACACCTCACTTTGCTTGTTCGGCATGGCTCACCAGCTCCCATGGTCAGCGAAGATCGTCACGCAGATAGGCTCTCAACCCCATGCTGTGCAACGGGAGGCGTGGCCTCCTTACCAACGCAGTTCTGGTTCATGTGCACCACTGCTGGAGAAGGCCGAGTCCGCGCAGCCTGGCCCGAAATCAGTCCAGGAGGGCAGCACCCGCCATGCTCAACGGCACTAAGCAGCGTACACATCCTACGCGcgcacttcgtcgtcttctttccgCCTCGGCGTTCCTTTGGCTGCTATTCCCACACAACATATGGACTTAGTATGAACCACTTTCATGCCACTGCCTATAAGAACGTATAGAATAAATTACTTTTATGGCAGCGCGCATCCTAACATatacactgcacaaaaacattttgagccattccactctgtaatTGTGGATGACCAGCGAATCTGTGCAGCACACagaattttgatgaaaggtaGAGAAAGCGGGGCCCAGAAAGCGTTGTCCCTTTAACGACGTTTAATAAATGATGATATGTTGGTTATCTCTGCATCTGGTTTTGATTGTCGACAGACGCAACACTGTTGCCGTACGTTTGTGTCTAACTGTGAAACAGCTACGAACTCTTCTCATGCATCTGAGTGCGATTTTCTCGCACGGTTTTTAAGGCGACATTTATTCAATTACGATAGTTTTTTCTGCATCTAGTTTTTATTGTTGACATACTTTTGCGTCCCGCTGCTGCCAcacttttgtgacgtagtggGAAATAGGTACGAACACTTTTTGTGCACCTGAGTGGTAGTTTCTAGCACGGTTTTTCAACGACATTCAATAAAATAAGTTATGTCAGTTTATTTCTGCATTTAGTTTTGATTTGCGGCAGACCACTGTGTATGCGACACTGTTGGCAACATTTTCTGTCGAAGTGTAAAATAATCACAAACATTTTTTTGCGTGAGTGGTATTTTCTCGTATAGTTTTTTTCCAATTTAGAAAGTCTTGCATGTTCATTATCACTGAAAGGGTTGTCAAAATTCTGAGTTATAAAAACACTCACAAAAAAATAGGTAAATAAATGCCTTTATGGCACTTCTGAATACCCGAGGACTGGCATCTAACCGACAGAATCATTCCATCATGATTTTTGGAAATGAGAGGGATGAACAATTCCGCGCACAAAAAGCACAAGCTGTGAAAACTGGCTCATAAGTCAATTCTATGATAATTGCTTCAAACATTGTTCGTCACGCTCAAAATTCAGACGGCCAGCAGTGCTTCACTGGGGACATTTGCTTTCGACCTTGGTGTCATTGCTCTCATGAACTCATCTCTCCCAGGTAGGCTTCGTTAATTTTTTGGGTGTTCGACCACCGCAGACTGGTGGTTGTTTAGTCAAGTTGGTGTTTAATGATGAGCGAGGGTAAAGCGCGAAAAGTAGGACGTGGACTAGggtggacaagcgcttgtcctttaTCCACCCAAGTCCATGTCGTCCTTTCTTCATGCTTCAACCTCGTTCTTCAAACTGCGTATCATACTGTCACTGCGCAACAGTATATGGGCCAGGAGGATTACCATAAGGGCAACGCAGGTGCGCTATGCAATCGGCAATTTTTTGCCTGCCGTGTTTACAAACGGTACAATGCACTCTCATTGGACTCCGATCATAACTTCAACCTCGTTCTTCCAACTGCATATCATACTGTCACTGCGCAACAGTATATGGGCCAGGAGGATTACCATAAGGGCAACACAGGTGCGCTATGCAATCGGCAATTTTTTGCCTGCCGTGTTTACAAACGGTAGAATGCACTCTCATTGGACTCCGATCATAACTTCAACCTCGTTCTTCCAACTGCATATCATACTGTCACTGCGCAACAGTATATGGGCCAGGAGGATTACCATAAGGGCAACGCAGGTGCGCTATGCAATCGGCAATTTTTGCCTGCCGTGTTTACAAACGGTAGAATGCACTCTCATTGGACTCCGATCATAACTTCAACCTCGTTCTTCCAACTGCATATCATACTGTCACTGCGCAACAGTATATGGGCCAGGAGGATTACCATAAGGGCAACACAGGTGCGCTATGCAATCGGCAATTTTTTGCCTGCCGTGTTTACAAACGGTACAATGCACTCTCATTGGACTCCGATCATAACTTCAACCTCGTTCTTCCAACTGCATATCATACTGTCACTGCGCAACAGTATATGGGCCAGGAGGATTACCATAAGGGCAACGCAGGTGCGCTATGCAATCGGCAATTTTTGCCTGCCGTGTTTACAAACGGTAGAATGCACTCTCATTGGACTCCGATCATAACTTCAACCTCGTTCTTCCAACTGCATATCATACTGTCACTGCGCAACAGTATATGGGCCAGGAGGATTACCATAAGGGCAACGCAGGTGCGCTATGCAATCGGCAATTTTTTGCCTGCCGTGTTTACAAACGGTACAATGCACTCTCATTGGACTCCGATCATAACTTCAACCTCGTTCTTCCAACTGCATATCATACTGTCACTGCGCAACAGTATATGGGCCAGGAGGATTACCATAAGGGCAACGCAGGTGCGCTATGCAATCGGCAATTTTTTGCCTGCCGTGTTTACAAACGGTACAATGCACTCTCATTGGACTCCGATCATAACTTCAACCTCGTTCTTCCAACTGCATATCATACTGTCACTGCGCAACAGTATATGGGCCAGGAGGATTACCATAAGGGCAACGCAGGTGCGCTATGCAATCGGCAATTTTTTGCCTGCCGTGTTTACAAACGGTAGAATGCACTCTCATTGGACTCCGATCATAACTTCAACCTCGTTCTTCCAACTGCATATCATACTGTCACTGCGCAACAGTATATGGGCCAGGAGGATTACCATAAGGGCAACGCAGGTGCGCTATGCAATCGGCAATTTTTT includes these proteins:
- the LOC119405725 gene encoding uncharacterized protein LOC119405725, with the translated sequence MEALPPPERLVLSEAPAENWTKFRQRMELYFQATTTTPERTMAQKAAIFLHVAAQEALDVLNTFPLTNEQREDYDVIVQKFEEYCSPKRNETYERYVFRTRLQLEDEPFEQFLRDVQLKSQYCNFGELKNSMVRDQLVCGTKDSKLRARLLREGNLTLEKAIEYCRTAEIVESQNQAWEHSEAQLNAVRKKQREPKSSPKKECMYCGRKHPPRTCPAWGKTCGVCHKKNHFAACCKARKSVQQVDYHNAPQEQTEESDDEFQVLVVSVNEVSRNSEWVIATKLANHDTKLKVDTGAQANLLPHSLVLKLGKTATTRPSATVLTGYDGGVIKHFGVVTLPLRISEIEEPTDFFVVKKGKQALLGLETCERFGLISRAQCLQVQGHLESRIVSEFPQLFSGLVCLKETCSLRLEEGATPVALPARRVPYSIREPMRAELARMERHGIIEKVEEPSDWYVAGKDLQLADALSRIAGSDQSASEHDADDFTIHATSVLNTLVSPAMMYRLAEETKADDDLRMAPLEDGRAPCELLMGRKLRGRLPDFAECQAPEVKKHTQASQSKHPLAPLNEGSVKYERSYTD